The DNA region TTTTTGAAATCAGGTTGTACATTTATGGCTAAATCTGGAGAGTTTCATGAATTGGATATTTTGAAGTTGATGGATAAGGATTAGGAGGCCTTAGTGGTTTTACATTGGTTCGTGCAATTAAAATGCTCTAGTGTTAATGTGATAGTAATGAGAAATGGCAATGACTGGAAATCACTAAGGAAATATAATAACCCCAGGAGGTTGGCTTGGTGGTTTAGAAGGTATGATCCGTTCCTTGACTTCCTGGGTTTCATTAGGGCGAGCGCTCAGCTCAGTACTCCAAGGTCAATGTTGAGCATTTATCTAAAGTCTGGAAGCAACTTCTGGTCATTCTGACTGCTGGGATCTGTTTCAATAAGAGAGTCTTCATGCTAGTTATCTGACGTGGACAAGAACACATTTCATCTCCCCCGTAAAATTTTCCTTCTTAACATGGCAAAAGTTAAAACACTAAGTTCAACCGTGTAAATTTGTCGTTCAGGCTACTTAGCTTGTCCTCTGctgcttttcttttctgatcTTGTAGAAGAGAGAGCGAATATGACCATAACTGCTCACTTTGACCTATGCTGGATTCTTCGATGAATAATCTGGACGGGGTGCTAGCCTCTAAAACTTTTGGTCTCTGGAAACTTGAACTAACACACATGTCCTTGAAAACTCTCAACTCTTGGGATCATGTGCTTTATTTCTAGAGCCATGCCCTCTGGATCCTGGAGGATATATTTGAGCAAAAAATGTTCTGTTTAGAAGAGTTTGCCGACTGAGGAATCTTGTGGTGGTTTCTGCTCATGTGGTCAACAGTTGTGTATGTATTTATTGGAATTGATCAAAGGCTATGCTGATCTAAAGttcccttttatttatttgtttgtattgcctccaaaattttgatttggatCGTTCGTTTTCTTTAGGAAGACAATTTCATTATTGTAATGTTTAAGCAGATAAAGAAGCAGCTGACAAAAGGAAATTGGTAAGCAAATGGCATCCCACAACTAAGGGTACACTCAGAAGGAACTATAGGGTGCCTTCCAAATCCGAAGGGCAGCGGCGCCTTAAAGCAATTGCAGCTTTGCTATCCGAAGATGATTACTTTGTAGATGCAACTTCTCACAAGGTAATTCAACCTATGAAACAATCTCTAGAGTTCCAATTCCTTCCTCATCTAAGCATAATCAGTAACACAACAATATGATATGATGTGATACGTTATTAAAATTTCCCTAAACACTGTTCCTAGGGCTGTCAAATTAGGAGGGAGAGTGCTCATGGTGAGAGTGTGTGCTGCAACAATGTTAGGGCTCTCTTTGATGAACTCCCAACCCCACATTTGCTTGTGGAAATTACAGCTTTTCCTGCTGGGCCTCTTACAGAGAAGGATTACGTCAAGGCCGAGAAATTAGAGAGGGTTCTCAGATCTGGTCCTTCCATTTGAAGTGCTTTTAAAATATTCTGCTCACCTTTTGTATGCATCCAAACTCTGACTTGTAAATAAGagaatcatgaaataaaaatctcTTCTTTTGGTTAACAAAACTTCGATTATTTTTGGAGGGGGACAGTATTTAACCTAATCAGATCCGGCTGCATATTTTGCTTCCTCTAGAAGTTGCTCGAGGCTTGAAGTATAGCCAGTGTGAAAGTCGCTATGAATTGCATGCTTAATTTCTAGACTTTCAGCTGCTTCATTTGGAAGAACCCAGAATTCATTTCCCTCATGAAGCTTCAGCAAAAATCATTCTGTGAAAGGATTAGGGCTGCAACTAGATATTTAGGCATGGCAATTACTATTGATATATGCCTCAGAATTATGGAACAACTCAAGGATGATAGAGGGTTAATGCTATGagatgttaaaattttattaacatgTGTGTGGACACGCTAACCCGGCACCTGTTGATCTCACTAATTGGATAGGTCAAGCAACAAATCTTCCTCTGGATTTCCATGAATGGTCACCTTGCAGATATGGTATATCATCAGACTGAAACAATCTTATATTTTGGAACAACAAACACAACACAGACGCGTAGAGGCCACCAACATATGCAAATGATGTGTTAACCAGATAAACATGACAGCATTCAAAAGCTACTTAAGCACAGGCCACCAACTTTGTGTCATATATTCATATTTCAAAATAGGGGAATAGATTACAATCAGTAATCTCAGGTAAAATTCTGTAACATCTATATGACTCATATCCGACGATAAATTTTGAAGAGAAGCAAGTCACAGTAATTTCTAAGAAACCATTACAATTGTGTGTTAATCCAGCTCCTTCAAACCGATTCAAGGAGAAAATCTTATTTTACTCCAACCGAGGCCATCAAATCTTCATACTCGGGATCGTTCTCTGGCTTTCTCCCCTTTCCTAGATTACCTACTTGCTGTTGGGATGCAGCTGAAACAGAAGTGGGAGAAAATGGATCATAAACCTGCTGCCCTCCCTGGAATGAAGGTGGTCTAGCAGATGCCAAGGAGATGAAAGGCTGCTGATTCAGAGCAATTGAGTGTCCTCGAGGAGCTATTGGAGTTGGATAATTTTGCTGAAGTTGCATGGGGATTCCTGGTCTGGGAGGTAAAGGACCTGTTAAATTGGGTTGGTGGGGTGTTGAACTAAAGTTCCGGGATCCCATCTGCATGACCGGTGGTCCCACTGGACTTGCATTTGAAAATGCTGGAAGTCTGGGGTGATGTGAGTGACCGGTGGGATTTCCAACAAAGGGAACTTGACCCAATTGGCTGCCAACCTGTGGCCTAGGAAACAGATGCCTGCCAGGTTGAGTGGTTGAGTTAGGGACATCCATGTGGAAAGGTGGTGCTTGAGGTGTTAGTGTTTGCATCATGGGTCTAGGAAGGGGGGCATTCTGAGTAGCGTGATGACTGCTAAAGCTGGGAACAATTTGAGGAGCTGGATTCTGCTGGTGATGAGGTCGAAAAGTAAAATCACCAGTACCTGAATGCTGCACCtttgcattttttattgtgGGTGATCTTATGGGAGGAAAATTTGAGGTAGTTACAGGAAAAGCACCTACAACTCCTGTCTGCCGAGTTGCCTGTGATGCAGGCATCATTGGTGATGAAATTGGTGCAGAACCAAATACCGGACTTATTGATGAATTAGGCAATGGCGTACCAAGTGAAGATTGGATTGGGGTAGGAGCAGAGGAAGGTCCCACTTGAGGTCGTGGAACAGAAGTAAAAGTTGGGGCTGTAGCAGGACGGTTCATAGAAGCTGCATTTGGAGGTGCTGCAGGGGATGGAAAACCTAGCTGTGGTACAGCATGCCTAGGACCAGGTGGAGGAACCATAGGAGGAGTTGTTTGTCCCATGTTGCCTAAACCTAAAGATGCTGGAACACTTGAAGGAGCTCCAGGCCACCCAGAAGAGAAACCCGAAGGACCTAATGGCCGGTCAGGTGGTGGTCCTGTTGGACCGCTTGACAGGGGTTGAAGTAATAATGGCCTTGCAACAGACGACCCTATTGGTTGGGGCAGGCTACCAGTAAATTGAGGGTGTGGAGCTGGCATGGGAAAGTTTCTAGGTTGATATGGATTTGAAAAGGCCTGCACTGGCCGAGGCCCAAATAAAGAAAGCATGGTTGGagaattgaaagatgatgactGTACATGTACAGGATTGTTTAAAATTGGTGCTGAAGAAGTCTGAGGGGTAATTAAGCCTGAAGGCTGGTGTACAAGAGCTTGAGGTGTGGCAGCAGGGAACCATGAATTTTGATATTGGAACTGACCTTGTTGAGGAGTTACAGGTGGAAAAACTCCCTGGTTTACAAGGGTAGAGACCATGAAAGGAGTAGAGGCCTCCTGGTTTTGGCTAACATTTGCATTATCTGCTAAATTTCCCTACAAAGGAGATGATAGTTAGTCCAAGACCAAATCATAATGCTCAGGTGTAGAGCTTGgaaaaatcagcaacatgttCTCCCAGCATgtagaaattttttataaaaaaaaacacctacaCCCTGATTCAGACCTAAGATGCAAATggacaataataaataaacatacagGAAGTTTTCTGTTCAGTTTAGTGGAACTCACTGATACTGAGGCGAGTAGCAATTCAATCAGGACAACAGCTGCGTCAACTTTCTCAAATGTGTCCGCTGTTACAAGAACACTCAACTCTTCATACACAACCTGGGTTTCAGTGCCATCAGATGAAGAAATTTCGACCTGGAAAAAAGAGTTCAAGAACAGGGATTTGAATGCACAACATGTTTCttgaagaagatatttcaatatTAATGTTTCTTCGGTTGGACAAAAGTTagaaaatacacacacacacacaacaagGAGATAGTAATATGAATAGAACAATTAGAAGAGGAGCAAGATGAGCAAGTTTATAACCAATTATCATAGGAGAATAACTTTATACTTAAGAGGATAGGTTACCTTCTCTCCTGTATGTGCTGTGGTACCATGTACTATTATTTTGGCTCCAGTTTCCTATTCACAAGATAGGAAATAGAATGAGGATAGCCAAAATGCACAAGTTATATCAAAGAAGCCACCcccataaaaaaagagagagggagagagggagagcaAATGTTTTCTCCAAAGCAGATGGGTGCATCAGCCAAAGGATACTAGATCACCTTTTCTAATCGCTTCTGAGTCTCGCTTCCATGCCCAAATATTAGACCAACAAAATTATATCCAGGATATTCCTTGACCTGCAAAAGCAATATACCACAGCAACTACTTGTCATGATGATGCAAGCAATATCAAAATAAGTGCACACTTAATATATCACATTTATGGGTGGCATTCACTTAGCACACATACtgaggatttaaaaaaaaaaaaaaaaaaacccacacacCCAATTGAGCTTTGTGTCCAGCATACTGAATTTCTAATGCAAGCACGGATTAAATCCCCATCTGGCTTCAGGTGTGACCATTCAAAATCTAAGAAATTTGCTCCTAGTATTCATGAGTTTATAGCCAAACTAGCAACTAGCTTTATATAGTAACGCAAACACAgcagacaataataataaagaataaaaaaatgaactacTACTAAGCAATAGCTAATAAAGTCCTGTTAATAAAAAATCCTCGACCTTATCTTCATTCAATGATAAAATCTCTAGGAACAAATGTTTGTAGTCATTTCTGGACAATTTACAACAAATAATTGTCATAAAAATGCCTTTAGTAAACCAACAAGAATCTTTTAATTCAGCAAGGAATTAAGACTCAGGAAAAGCAGACACGTGAAACCAAGCCATCCAAACATGACTTACAGGGATAGGAACTGTGGTCTCTTTTAGCAAAGGCTTATAGTCAGGTGGTACCTTGTAGGTTGGATTCAACTTAAGTATCTCACctggaaaattaagaaagataCCATCAACCCACACATAACAAAATGGAAAAAGGTAACATGATTCAGTGAGATGCATAAAAGATACCTATAGCTTCCTGTTTTTCAAGTTCCAAAAGTTCAGAGTTCTACACACAGCATGtccaataataataagttatcaATGTCAAAAGGAAGTGATTTAAAGTACTAATGATGTCTATAGAATatgaaaatcaatgaaaaatcaaCAGCCACTCTACCTTATTGTGGATTAGTGGACTTAAAGATTTGAGATCTTCAAGCTCATTGGGTTCATGTGAGTCTCTATCTCCCCCAGGTTCTGAAATTTCTGATTTCAGCTGTTGCACAATTTGATCCACTCGAGTCTGCCCAAAATTTCTATATCACTTAGTGGCACCTGGAATGGGAAGCTTCCATGTCATCCATTCACACAGAGAAGACATTTTAGCACCCAGTGGGAAAGGGGAAATTTTCAATTGCCTCCAACTGAGCATCATATTCCTCCCACAAACTGAGGCTATAGATGCCTCCAACccattttatattcaaaaaaactaaatcttgataaaaaagaaaacctagcaactaataaaatttagaaattaaaagcaCGCATGAGAGGGTTATGCTCCTAcaggaaaacaaattgaaaaaaaaaaatgaaatggctTATTGCATGCAATGAATTCCCAATTTTACCTGGTAAGCCAAGGCTCTCCCCCTTCTAACATCAGCATCTTGTGTTAAATCAGGACCCCATTTCGTTTTCCTCTGGACATGATTGGTACTTTCTCCATTCACAGCATCATTACTACCTGGTTTTTTACCTCCTTTGAAGATAGGAACCAATGAACCTGAAAGTTTGTTTTTTGGGATAACAAACCCTGACTTGGCAGCAAATAAAGACACCTTTGGACCGCTAGATGTCGATGCACTGGATGAAGCACTTGTTGCACTCATCTTAATACTTTGAAGTTAAACTGAAAATGTCTCGTTTACCTTCACGCCCATCCCATTACACTCATCCCATTCTCAGAATACCTTTGCACAGCAAACTAAAACATAGCTACCACAAATACACAAACTAATTATACTCAAATGATTCACACTCAGAGACATAAGCAAGACGTTTTCTATCAATTCTAAAGTAAAACAGTCCAAAAGCTAAAACATCAAATTCACAAGCAGGTCAATTCATTTCTTAATACATTATAACTCACAACCACTATACATATAAACTAAATCCTTAACATATATTCACAATGTTAACAACTATACATACAATACTCAACCCCAAATTGTTAAATTGGAGAAAATTACACTTGCTTCGATCAATGCAActacaagaaaaaatgattacCAGAAAAATCCCAATAAATTtcttggattattattattattatacaatgCAAGATAAAGAAATATCcatgtttccaaaaaaaaactcaaaactttcATAATCTGGGTTTGCTTTCTTAATACaaaaaaaggattgaaaataaaagaaagaaagaaaaagacctgaaaacattaaaaaaaattgaaataagcaTCTCATAATAGATAAAATGTAacctttttttaacacaaaGAAGGGGGACAAAAAGCAGCAATTTTGTTAGACTACTTACCTAAGAACAACATCAGATCTTTTCTTTGacaatttagagaaaaaaaaatttagttaactGTTTGATTACTGATTCaggagaaattaaaaagaaataacagtgaaattaaaaagggaaaaaaaaacttattgttctaaaaaaaaaatatctaccaCTGAATAATATTTAGAAAGAGGAAAAGGGTACCTTAAAGTGGAAGACGTGATTCCAAAGAGTGATTGCTCGAGAGAGATAATACAGTAACAGTCTCTCTTACAGAGTTCTAAGCAGAGCTCAGCAGACGCGTAAGGTTGTTCTTCTGTGTCTAGCTCAAGCTGCTTTGTTTTTCATTGGATACTTTGGGCTTGGGCTTGGTCTAGAGCTTTCCAAAGCATTCTTGAACGGGCCAAAATACGACCccataataactttttttcttagaattttgGCTACCATTGTAAACTTGTATCATTAAATCAATTCGTTgaccaaacaaaatcaattaattttattaaaataacattttatttttatttaagaaggAATATTAGTGTTAATTCCATCCAGTTTGaaccaaatttaattatattatccaAGTTTtagtaagaaaatatatatgtttttaatttaaaattcaatcatattaaatttcaagttaaaattttttctaaattattaaaaattttcaagtttatttagAATTCATTTGTTTAAAAGGTTGCACCAACCGTTTCTAATGAGAATTAGCGCCTGTTTAGCATTCCATTTCAATGAGATTTAGCTCCATTTGATattgtattctaaataaaaattgtataaaataaaatttatttaaaattatttttttatattttcatattattttaatatactaatatcaaaaataattttttaaaaaaataaaaaatattattttaatttatttctaaacaaaaaatacattttaaaaaacaaccactacaaCTCTAAAATACCCCCTTAATGCTTTTCACAACTAAAACCAAGGTATAACTAAACAAAAATGGCTAGTTCTAATGAAAATCTTTACCAACATCATTTTTTGATGAATCAAAACCATTAAATTCTTTAAATGTACTACACTAATATAAAAGATATGCGTTTATAATTACTCAATAAAGAACTTAATATCTTAGATGACCagtaaattaatctaaatatatctCTTATCATATaatcattaagaaaaaaaagacacaagTGAAGCTCATTTATTCATACACAGTTAAATACTCTTGAGaccatgaaaaattattaattaatcaagagATCATTTAAACTTCAATTTTGAGTCGGgatcaaacaaaaacattatgTAATCTAACATTACTAATTTATAGAgtattaatttatcaagattATCTTGTATTTCGATGTTGATTACAGCATAGTTatgaagaaaaggagagaacaCTTCCATCTATTATTCATGATTTCCTGTAATGCAAAAAATCAGGATTCCATGACAGTGGCATAGAAATACAATGATTTACAGTTCATCAACTAAACCAGAACTCGTGAAATTTCTGATCAAAACTTTTCTATAAGCAACTCTTCGAATCACGCTACAGTGCAAAGGGTTGCTCTCACCcacaaaatatgttaaaaactCATGCCAGAGCTCTGTTCAAAACCACTCATGCATCATGTATCTCACTACATGGTTTTACAAGAAAAGCGGAGAAAGAACCCCAGGAGCTTTGAAACTGGCATTTTCAACAACATGATTGATGATTACGAGCACTTCCATTCCACCGTTGTTTTGCATCCAGACAATCAAGTGGCCAAGTAAAATGGAAACAATCGGCAAGTAGGAGAAGCTTGCATCTTGCTAAACAGGAAGAGTCCATTCAAGTTTCAAGTGAAAGGGTAGAAGTTTGAAAAGAGCAAACTGCCAAGAAGGATGTAGGCTGTAGAATATGTCCAGATCATGTATCCCCATCTCTTACCAGTACCAGGAGATGTCAGTAAGCGTGATGCAAACCAATAGAGAGGAGGACTGGCTGACAAGAAACGAGTGGAAACCTGTTGATTATCAAGCAACAGAGAAAAAGATTCACAGTTACAGTGAAAAACCTGATCCATTATTTGGAAGCCACAAATTATGCTAAACATAGTGAGTAAGGATCAGACTAACCTGTACATGCATGACAAAAAATGCTGTGGCTGCCATGAACAACAGGTGCAGAGTGCATGGGACAATAAAGGTAGACAAGTATCTGGGCTTCTCTAATGAATCATATTCATCCAGGAGTACATAATTATCCCCTTTGATCCTCTGCTTCCTCTGCCTAACAGTGTATTTATCTGTTACAAGCATGATCTTTCAAGATGTTGTTCATTCATGGCAACATATTCAGAAGAGATGACATCCTTACAATGACAATAAGGTAAAGGACAGAAAAGAAATGATAATGTGTATATTAAAACAGAGAGTTAAATTCTATATCAACAGCATAGATGCACATTTGTAATTTATAAAGGAAATATCAGACATACATAAATAGTGCACACATGATATCAATTAACTACCGGCTGTCAACCAAAAGCATCAACTACCCATCATTCAATGAAGATATTGTTTTTGATTAAGGATACTAATATTACCATCACAGCCAAAAAGATACACATGAACAGATAATTTATACGGTTCAGTTTGAAAGCTGTACCTTGCATTTTAGCAGAGGATTTCTCCTTCAAATGAGAGCTGTTTGATTCTGGAACTCTATCCAGAGACAACGGTGAAGCTGTAGGCCTTTTCTCTCCATTAGAAGCTCGAAAACCCAGTGAGAAAAATATCTCAGGTTGTGACCTCACGTAATGGAGAACGGAGCAAACTGCCAGAGATAATATTGGAGATGCAACTAGAAAGTTTGGCAACTGCTTCAACTGAAAATATCTCAAGAAACCTACTCCCCTAGCATTAAAAGTGGCCACCAATATAAGAATAACAGATCAAGAATTTCACATTTGTGGAGCTAATTGCTAGTCACagcacataaaaattataaaaaaaaaattattctagttAGTACCAAGGTCTAATAAGGAAAGCAATTGATCAAATTCTAGGTGTCAATACTGCATTGAAAATATGAGTTATTGGGGCAAGAGACCATAATATCCATAGTCCAAGATGAACATACCAATAGTGACTTTGGATATAACTGTACAGCAAAGGTATTTTGGCTTTGCACCAAGGCCTCGTTTCATCCAAGGAATGCCCATGACAGATATTGTAGTAGCCATATGCTTGAAACGCAATAAAGGGAATGAAAATACATATGCAACGCAGTGCTCCAACAATGAGAACCTTCACTGCCAACTAGCACagaaataaagaatattaaAGATGCCACCTCGTCACAAGTAATTGAAACTTCACAAAACATGCACCAtagcaatgaaaataaaaaactggaaTGCACATGTAACGTCGTGTGTGGATATGTATTCTATGCTGAAAATGACAAGTTAATCAATCAACAAGATTCCATATAAACAAACAGAAACAACAACCAAATTGTGGGCTTTATGCTGAAAATGAAGAGTTAGCCAACAGacacatttttatataaacaagcAGAAACACCTGAACCAAAAAGAACATGCCTGTAAAGAATAAAAGATACTTACATGAGCACGTTTTTGTAGGAATACAGCATCATAAGCTTGATGCATGGTCTGAAAACAGAGGTAGCCAGCATTAAGCACTCCATTTGACCTTGCACAGCCAGAGAGAGCAAACCAAAGAACAGCTACATTACTTGCACCAGATATTAAGTGGTACAACCCTCCCAGAGATAATAAGGCATACAAACTCTCAGTGTATCTGCAACAACaagcacatgaaaaaaaaaattgctcggtctaattgaatttttttaacttcaattcAAGATAAAAGAGAATGAGAAGTTACATTGATGAATAAAATATGGAAGCTGGAttgaagcaaaacaaaattgaagctTGAAATGCTGCTTCAGGGTCCTTCAAAATAATAACTGAAACCCTGTTAGGACAACCAAATAGAAAGGCAACAATCAGATATTGTATACTAGGAGAACCATACATGtcgattatcaaacacagagtATTCAAGCGATAAAATCCATTCCCAGATGCCATTGCAAAACCTCCAAATAAATGAAGCTAAAGTCAAtagtctaaaaaaattcaaaagataatCTCAACATTAAACACAGATAATAGCAGAACAAGCAAAATCAGCCTTCTTTATAGcacaataaaaaattgtttggaaGCATATTATATCAAACAAAAGGCTCGCCAAATTCGAcagattaaaaattttacttcAATAAATGATTTAGGACCTCTGACTCTACAAACTTGAGTCTCATTCTCAATATAGCATGCCAATCAAATGACATTCATTACCAGCAATGTTTTGGACTTTGACGAGCTACAAACAGCCACATCAACTCTAATTACACTCGCAACGTAAACCAACAACTCACCTGTAAAAATAAACTGCCGCGAGCACAAATGCAACATTATTAACCAAATAACCCGCCAATGCAAGCACAGCCCTGTGCCCAATAACTGAAACCAGCGGCACTAAAACTGAAATCAACAGTAAAattcaccaaaaacaaaaaataagcaaTCAGATATATAATCCAAATGGCTAAAAATTCTCACTGATAAGCTAAATACAACCACAAACAAAAACCACTCATTTCAATTTATCATCCAAAAACCTCAAAATCATTCTAATAAGGCaaactaaccaaaaaaaataatctcattaCAACTTATGATCCAAAAAGCTCGAAAATCTTACTCATATGGCTaaataaccaaagaaaaaaaccatttccacttatgatttaaaaaagctCAAAATCATACTAATAAGGCAAAATAGCCAAACAAGAAGAACTCAGTCATATTAGGATCCAGAAACCTcaaaaatcttacaaacaaTGTAAAAAGCATCAAACTTCACGCACCTGTACGTGACAAAAGGACAACGCAAGCAGGAAGCAAAGGCAAAAACGCATACGTTTGCTCATATTCATATCCACATTGAGCAATTCTGACAAAATAGACACTATCCCATACAATACTGTCCTCTATTGCAGACCCAATTCGAGGAAATTGAATGACATGTCGTTCTTGTTGTTGATGGTCTGTGGAGAGGCAATCGGGGTCCAGAGGGGACGACGTGTCGTATGGATCAATGAGGGTGCGCCAGAGGAGGATTAGTGATAAAAGGAGAAGTCTTGAAGTGATTGCtgatttgatgatttttagGGTTTGGTGATTTCGTGGAGATTCTAGGGTTTTTGACATTTGGGGATTtagagtagagagagagagaacgaaGGATATTTCAaggtttgatttttcttgttctggggcaaaatttgaagaaaacgTTTTTTTCCAATTGGGTAAACTATATTTCACCCCTGTAGATTTCAAGGtttgatttttcttgctttgggttaaatttaaagtaaaggcTTGAACTGATCGAAGTAGACAAGCACGTGCAATTACCTCATTTCAAAGTAACGGTCTTAAAGAGCGTGGGCCTCATTGCTTTGTCAAGGACATGAATTCCTCAAGCCTGGACGCGCGCAGATGAAGGAATTAATTGCTTTCATATGAGACTGGTAGGGAGATGCATGCTTAATAATAGCCCTGCAAAGGAGATGAGAATTCCCCGAGTGGAGTTGCTATCATAAATATTACAACGACAAATTCTAAGATGAGAAAGCTTCAAGAGATGAAGGTTTTTGAAGGTCCCATGACCCTGATAAAAACTAATATACATGACGctcacggttttttttttttatataaaaaataattaaaatttaaaagtgttaagtttttttttgagtttataCCCAAGAGTATTGGATTTAACTATAACATCtgatccaaaaataatatttataatattaataataacattaaatttatatgacctaagtttaagtgggtctggctgcaataCTAAACCGAATAGTCTTGAATGTGAGTTTGAATATAAGATCTTGTCAATAAAAGtatgacaggaaaaaaaaaaaaaaaaaaaagctagtgaagaaaaggaaaaaaaatctaaattaactgggttaacctttcaaatcaGATTAATCTGTTAAAACTTGGAttcgtgtcgtgaaagtttaataactaaatagaaaacaaaatttgacgGGATACCTAGAATTAACTAGGCTagctcgtcaaaccaggttaatccgtcaaaccCGGGATCtatgtcatgaaaatttgataagtaaatagaaaaaaaaaattgaacattaacaaaaaaaattaattaaaaagaaaaaaataaaaaaaggcatcagtttatataaaaacggcaaaaaaagcaaaaagaaaaaaaaattaaaggca from Populus alba chromosome 14, ASM523922v2, whole genome shotgun sequence includes:
- the LOC118059300 gene encoding uncharacterized protein isoform X1; this translates as MSKTLESPRNHQTLKIIKSAITSRLLLLSLILLWRTLIDPYDTSSPLDPDCLSTDHQQQERHVIQFPRIGSAIEDSIVWDSVYFVRIAQCGYEYEQTYAFLPLLPACVVLLSRTVLVPLVSVIGHRAVLALAGYLVNNVAFVLAAVYFYRVSVIILKDPEAAFQASILFCFNPASIFYSSIYTESLYALLSLGGLYHLISGASNVAVLWFALSGCARSNGVLNAGYLCFQTMHQAYDAVFLQKRAHLAVKVLIVGALRCICIFIPFIAFQAYGYYNICHGHSLDETRPWCKAKIPLLYSYIQSHYWGVGFLRYFQLKQLPNFLVASPILSLAVCSVLHYVRSQPEIFFSLGFRASNGEKRPTASPLSLDRVPESNSSHLKEKSSAKMQDKYTVRQRKQRIKGDNYVLLDEYDSLEKPRYLSTFIVPCTLHLLFMAATAFFVMHVQVSTRFLSASPPLYWFASRLLTSPGTGKRWGYMIWTYSTAYILLGSLLFSNFYPFT
- the LOC118059300 gene encoding uncharacterized protein isoform X2; amino-acid sequence: MSKTLESPRNHQTLKIIKSAITSRLLLLSLILLWRTLIDPYDTSSPLDPDCLSTDHQQQERHVIQFPRIGSAIEDSIVWDSVYFVRIAQCGYEYEQTYAFLPLLPACVVLLSRTVLVPLVSVIGHRAVLALAGYLVNNVAFVLAAVYFYRYTESLYALLSLGGLYHLISGASNVAVLWFALSGCARSNGVLNAGYLCFQTMHQAYDAVFLQKRAHLAVKVLIVGALRCICIFIPFIAFQAYGYYNICHGHSLDETRPWCKAKIPLLYSYIQSHYWGVGFLRYFQLKQLPNFLVASPILSLAVCSVLHYVRSQPEIFFSLGFRASNGEKRPTASPLSLDRVPESNSSHLKEKSSAKMQDKYTVRQRKQRIKGDNYVLLDEYDSLEKPRYLSTFIVPCTLHLLFMAATAFFVMHVQVSTRFLSASPPLYWFASRLLTSPGTGKRWGYMIWTYSTAYILLGSLLFSNFYPFT